In Kaistella faecalis, a genomic segment contains:
- a CDS encoding alpha/beta hydrolase family protein — MNNRDPKWHDLYKLEISSGKLTQIRENKDRITNWIFDWDEQPRIAMRTPEDGSTEFLAASENGKFNKIYAVSALESVYPYAFTKNNDQLYIETNKGVENNFIKLVLLDPANGKTTDVEKDPMNRVDFRYAVFSDLSRELIYTSYTDEKERLYFRDKAFEADYNLLKSKFTGTEIRVNSLTKDERKWLFSVSGDTKVTTVYFFDRDSKKIIEQYTPRPKLKTYEAYLSPMEPIKYKSSDGMEIPAYLTLPKNVEPKKLPLLVFPHGGPWGRSYWGFNSYAQLFANRGFAVLDPNFRGSTGYGKKFLDGGNLEWGKLMQDDITWGVKHLVEQGIVDPKRVTIMGGSYGGYATLAGLAFTPDVYAAGVDIVGPSNLFTLLNTIPPYWEAARKVFELRMGSEKTEEGKKLLKEASPLFSAAKIKAPLLIIQGANDPRVKKDESDQIVSALRDLNRTVQYILADDEGHGFDKPVNNMAMIAASEKFLAQYAGTRYQEDMPADVANRLKEMTVDIKTVKAVK; from the coding sequence ATGAATAACCGTGATCCGAAATGGCACGATCTGTACAAGCTTGAAATCAGTTCAGGGAAACTGACTCAAATACGGGAAAATAAGGACCGGATTACAAACTGGATCTTTGACTGGGATGAACAGCCCCGAATTGCTATGCGTACTCCAGAAGACGGATCTACAGAATTTCTGGCCGCATCCGAAAATGGAAAATTTAATAAAATTTATGCGGTGAGCGCATTAGAATCGGTATATCCCTACGCATTTACCAAAAACAATGATCAACTTTATATCGAAACGAATAAAGGTGTTGAAAATAACTTTATTAAGCTGGTATTGCTGGATCCAGCAAACGGCAAAACAACCGATGTGGAAAAAGATCCTATGAACCGTGTTGATTTCAGATATGCAGTATTCAGCGATCTCAGCCGGGAATTAATCTACACTTCCTATACTGATGAAAAAGAAAGGCTGTATTTTAGGGACAAAGCTTTCGAAGCGGATTATAACTTATTGAAGTCCAAATTTACGGGGACTGAAATCAGAGTGAACAGTTTAACTAAAGATGAAAGAAAATGGCTGTTCAGCGTATCAGGCGACACTAAAGTTACAACCGTTTACTTCTTTGACAGAGATTCAAAAAAAATAATCGAACAGTACACTCCAAGACCAAAGCTTAAAACTTATGAGGCGTACCTGAGCCCGATGGAGCCTATCAAATATAAAAGCAGCGATGGGATGGAAATTCCTGCATATCTCACCTTACCTAAAAATGTAGAACCGAAAAAACTTCCCCTTCTTGTATTTCCACATGGCGGACCCTGGGGCAGAAGCTACTGGGGTTTCAATTCTTATGCGCAGCTGTTTGCCAACCGGGGTTTTGCAGTACTGGACCCTAACTTCAGAGGAAGCACAGGCTATGGCAAGAAATTTCTGGATGGGGGAAATCTTGAATGGGGCAAACTGATGCAGGATGACATAACATGGGGCGTAAAACATTTGGTTGAACAGGGAATCGTGGATCCAAAACGCGTGACTATTATGGGTGGCAGCTACGGGGGATATGCGACTTTAGCAGGCCTGGCATTTACCCCGGATGTCTACGCGGCAGGCGTTGATATTGTAGGCCCCAGCAACCTTTTCACGCTGCTAAATACCATCCCTCCATATTGGGAGGCCGCCCGTAAAGTGTTTGAGCTGAGAATGGGAAGCGAAAAAACCGAAGAAGGTAAAAAGTTACTAAAAGAAGCCAGCCCGCTTTTTTCTGCTGCAAAGATTAAAGCGCCGCTGCTGATCATTCAGGGTGCCAACGATCCGCGGGTTAAAAAAGATGAAAGTGATCAAATTGTTTCTGCACTGCGGGATTTAAACAGAACAGTGCAGTATATTCTGGCGGATGATGAAGGGCATGGCTTTGATAAACCCGTGAATAATATGGCGATGATTGCGGCTTCAGAAAAATTCTTGGCTCAGTATGCGGGCACCCGTTATCAGGAAGACATGCCGGCTGATGTGGCAAACCGGCTGAAAGAAATGACGGTAGATATAAAAACCGTAAAAGCTGTAAAGTA
- a CDS encoding AAA family ATPase has translation MIPIQLTLEGLYSYQERQTIDFTGLTEAGLFGIFGAVGSGKSSILEAISFALYGETERLNARDKRAYNMMNLKANSSFMRFDFINHDNKIFRVEREFKRNSKKFEDVKPSSVTYYEKQNEKWVPLDHSDCEKIIGLSYANFKRTIIIPQGQFKEFLELGAAERTNMMKEIFNLQQYDLQNNTAVLTSKNRSELDQLEGHLKGFEDINEEHISAQNELLKTEKQKFENINTEFKKAEETYRNLKNLKSDFELLNSKKENYKKLLDEKKTFDALETETELYDRIFRIFTPLISEKNKLYSELKNRMEEQKSHSTALQETTKKFNQNKEQLEKIRPEFEALDQSKIQENDLKIILQMLGYSAEIKLLKERTENGSAKVKEVESKQTLTKEKIQELENRLGELKPKKLDNQLLLNAGNWFSTRKNMLESLQKQTEKTENFKAELQKIEEELKPFNIETDTFQQDFNLKITALEKQKKEISARKSQLEVQQKLAHFADELHDGKSCPLCGSLEHPHIVEFNDVSSELGKIQKQLDELDFQQKEIQTRTSAVEKILERKKLLQSQLETENDQLQSIMIQQETHLKTFIWEEFNPENEADFNTKRAESFEIEKQIEELQKVISGEHKNLEQTQQDLNKFNKALEDFKRKEHEVRTKNDASEANLKIFRWENYHEHTVSEVEKLHSDLSKQNLETEKQYQKLSEEEKEIAVSLAAQKSTVSQLEKQLLELKKEISGNEIQIKEALILNKFGGLNEVESVLAQEINILENRNLIQKFRIEFETTKNGIAELETKLKGFHFDETQFSEVEAQFRTLETEKNNANNAVVKLTTEIERLQNEFRKKEGLLKDLSKLQKRSENLKIMTNLFKGAGFVQYVSSIYLRQLCDHANIRFHRMTRNQLSLQLNENNDFEIIDYLNEGRCRSVKTLSGGQAFQVSLSLALALAESVQTNAKADKNFFFIDEGFGTQDLESVNVVFETLTSLQKENRIVGIISHVEELKEKIPVSLNIVKDEERGSLIEVV, from the coding sequence ATGATTCCGATTCAACTTACGCTCGAAGGTTTATATTCTTATCAGGAAAGGCAAACCATCGATTTTACAGGACTTACTGAGGCTGGACTTTTTGGAATTTTCGGAGCGGTTGGTTCCGGAAAATCGTCCATTCTGGAAGCGATTTCTTTTGCTTTGTACGGAGAGACGGAAAGGTTGAATGCCCGCGATAAAAGGGCTTACAACATGATGAATCTGAAAGCGAACAGCTCTTTCATGCGCTTCGATTTCATCAATCACGACAATAAAATCTTCCGCGTGGAAAGGGAATTCAAGCGTAATTCAAAGAAATTTGAAGATGTAAAACCCAGTTCTGTAACCTATTACGAGAAGCAAAATGAAAAATGGGTTCCGTTAGATCATTCCGACTGCGAGAAAATTATCGGTCTCAGTTATGCGAATTTCAAGCGTACGATCATCATTCCACAGGGACAGTTCAAGGAGTTTCTGGAATTGGGTGCTGCAGAACGGACTAATATGATGAAGGAAATCTTCAACCTTCAGCAGTACGATCTGCAGAATAATACCGCTGTTCTGACCAGTAAAAACAGATCAGAACTCGATCAGCTTGAAGGTCATCTGAAAGGTTTTGAAGACATTAATGAAGAACATATTTCAGCCCAAAATGAACTGCTGAAAACTGAAAAGCAGAAATTCGAAAACATCAACACTGAATTTAAAAAAGCCGAAGAAACTTACCGGAATTTAAAAAATCTGAAAAGCGATTTCGAGTTACTGAATTCAAAAAAAGAAAACTACAAAAAACTGCTTGACGAGAAGAAAACTTTTGATGCTTTAGAAACCGAAACAGAACTCTATGACAGGATTTTCAGAATTTTCACGCCCCTGATTTCGGAGAAAAACAAACTTTATTCTGAGCTGAAGAACAGGATGGAAGAGCAGAAATCGCATTCTACTGCTTTACAGGAAACCACTAAAAAATTTAATCAGAATAAAGAACAGCTTGAAAAAATCCGGCCTGAATTTGAAGCTTTAGACCAGTCAAAAATTCAGGAAAATGATTTAAAGATTATTCTGCAAATGTTGGGTTATTCCGCAGAAATCAAATTATTGAAAGAACGCACGGAAAATGGTTCAGCTAAAGTAAAAGAAGTAGAATCAAAGCAGACTTTAACCAAAGAAAAGATTCAGGAATTAGAAAATAGACTTGGAGAATTAAAGCCCAAAAAGCTCGATAATCAATTACTTCTAAATGCCGGAAACTGGTTCTCCACCAGAAAAAACATGCTCGAATCGCTGCAAAAACAAACTGAAAAAACAGAAAATTTCAAGGCCGAACTTCAGAAAATCGAAGAAGAATTAAAACCTTTCAACATTGAAACTGATACTTTTCAGCAGGATTTCAATTTAAAAATTACGGCGCTCGAGAAACAGAAAAAAGAAATTTCAGCCAGAAAAAGTCAGCTGGAAGTTCAGCAGAAACTCGCTCATTTTGCCGATGAGCTGCATGATGGAAAATCCTGTCCGCTTTGTGGCTCGCTCGAGCATCCACATATTGTTGAATTTAATGACGTTTCCAGCGAATTGGGTAAAATCCAGAAACAGCTGGACGAACTTGACTTTCAGCAAAAGGAAATTCAGACCAGAACTTCTGCCGTAGAAAAAATTCTAGAGAGAAAAAAACTTCTTCAATCGCAGCTGGAAACAGAAAACGACCAATTACAATCGATAATGATCCAGCAGGAAACGCATCTGAAAACTTTTATATGGGAGGAATTTAATCCTGAAAACGAAGCGGATTTCAACACCAAAAGAGCGGAATCTTTTGAAATTGAAAAACAGATTGAAGAACTGCAAAAAGTGATCTCAGGCGAGCACAAAAATCTTGAACAAACGCAGCAGGATCTGAATAAATTCAATAAAGCGCTGGAAGACTTTAAACGCAAAGAGCATGAAGTAAGAACGAAAAATGACGCCAGCGAAGCGAATCTCAAAATCTTCAGGTGGGAAAATTATCACGAACACACCGTTTCTGAAGTTGAAAAACTGCATTCCGATTTATCAAAACAAAATCTGGAGACGGAGAAACAGTATCAGAAATTAAGCGAGGAAGAGAAAGAAATAGCGGTAAGTCTCGCGGCACAAAAATCAACTGTTTCTCAACTGGAAAAGCAGCTTTTAGAACTTAAGAAAGAAATTTCTGGAAATGAAATTCAGATTAAAGAGGCTTTAATTCTTAATAAATTCGGAGGTCTGAATGAAGTTGAATCTGTTCTTGCTCAGGAAATCAATATTCTGGAAAACAGAAATCTCATCCAGAAATTCCGGATCGAATTTGAAACCACTAAAAACGGAATTGCAGAACTGGAAACCAAACTGAAAGGTTTTCATTTTGATGAAACTCAATTTTCAGAAGTCGAAGCCCAGTTTAGAACCCTGGAAACAGAAAAAAACAACGCCAACAATGCCGTCGTAAAACTCACCACAGAAATCGAAAGACTTCAGAATGAATTCAGGAAAAAGGAAGGTTTGCTGAAAGATTTATCCAAACTTCAGAAACGCTCGGAAAACCTGAAAATAATGACTAATCTCTTTAAAGGTGCGGGTTTTGTGCAGTATGTTTCCTCAATCTATCTGCGTCAGCTGTGTGATCATGCAAATATCCGATTCCACCGCATGACGAGAAATCAGCTGAGTCTGCAACTCAACGAAAACAACGATTTTGAGATCATCGATTATCTGAATGAAGGCCGTTGCCGAAGTGTAAAAACGCTTTCCGGCGGTCAGGCTTTTCAGGTTTCGCTTAGTTTGGCGCTGGCTCTGGCCGAAAGTGTGCAGACCAATGCAAAAGCTGATAAGAATTTCTTCTTCATCGACGAAGGTTTCGGAACCCAGGATCTGGAATCGGTAAATGTGGTTTTTGAAACACTTACCAGCCTGCAGAAAGAAAACCGAATCGTCGGAATTATTTCTCATGTTGAAGAACTCAAAGAAAAGATCCCGGTATCCCTAAATATCGTAAAAGATGAGGAAAGAGGAAGTTTGATTGAGGTGGTGTAG
- a CDS encoding L-threonylcarbamoyladenylate synthase, with amino-acid sequence MQNLIDTLKSGGTILYPTDTIWGIGCDATNVEAINKIFEIKKREKSKSMIILVESEKRLQDLVEVPEMAWEIMDLSEKPVTLIYDNPKGLPKEILAEDGSIGIRLVKDDYLKKLIGKLNKPLVSTSANFSGDKSPMQFSDISKEITASVDAVAEENHDKISEYSGSSVIRMWKDGRVKVLRE; translated from the coding sequence ATGCAAAACCTCATCGATACACTTAAATCCGGCGGAACCATCCTTTATCCAACCGATACCATTTGGGGAATTGGCTGCGACGCGACCAATGTCGAAGCCATCAATAAAATATTTGAAATCAAGAAGCGGGAAAAATCCAAATCGATGATTATTCTGGTTGAATCGGAAAAGAGATTGCAGGATTTGGTGGAAGTTCCGGAAATGGCGTGGGAAATCATGGATTTATCGGAAAAGCCGGTGACTTTAATTTATGACAATCCTAAAGGTTTGCCAAAGGAAATCCTCGCGGAAGACGGCAGCATCGGAATCCGTTTGGTGAAAGATGACTATCTGAAAAAACTCATTGGTAAATTGAACAAGCCTTTGGTTTCGACCTCAGCCAATTTCAGCGGCGATAAATCACCGATGCAGTTTTCGGATATTTCTAAAGAAATCACCGCTTCTGTAGATGCTGTAGCTGAGGAAAACCACGATAAAATCTCCGAATATTCCGGATCTTCGGTGATCAGAATGTGGAAAGACGGACGGGTAAAAGTCCTCCGGGAATAA
- the tnpA gene encoding IS200/IS605 family transposase: MPYIKIYIHLVFSTLHRKPFLHSPALRNKVWKHIKENAAEKGIFLEMVNGFADHCHCLISLSSNQTIEKVVQLIKGESSFWINKNNLTSEKFQWQDEYFAVSISESMIDHVRNYIKNQEKHHAQKSFSDEYIEFMEKYNFKNAAL, encoded by the coding sequence ATGCCTTATATCAAAATATATATCCATTTGGTGTTTTCAACATTACACCGTAAACCATTCCTCCATTCTCCGGCGTTGAGGAATAAAGTATGGAAACATATAAAGGAAAATGCAGCCGAAAAAGGGATTTTTTTGGAAATGGTTAACGGATTTGCTGATCATTGTCACTGTCTCATTTCTTTAAGTTCCAATCAGACTATAGAAAAAGTGGTACAGTTGATCAAAGGAGAGTCCTCATTCTGGATTAACAAAAATAATTTAACATCAGAAAAATTTCAGTGGCAAGATGAATATTTTGCAGTTTCAATTTCCGAATCAATGATTGATCATGTGAGAAATTATATTAAAAATCAGGAGAAGCATCACGCACAGAAATCTTTTTCGGATGAATATATAGAATTTATGGAGAAATATAATTTTAAAAATGCCGCACTGTAG
- a CDS encoding DUF1801 domain-containing protein has product MQIPANSIEEYLSNVPDERKDAFKKLYKTVSENLPEGFQEGLNYGMIGWSVPLETYPDGYHCTSNTPLPFINLASQKNFIALYHMGIYAKPELLNWFVTDFPKHSKKKLDMGKSCIRFKKPEDIPFELIAELAKKMSPEDWISLYEKLYKKKK; this is encoded by the coding sequence ATGCAGATTCCCGCCAATTCTATTGAAGAATATCTTTCAAATGTTCCTGATGAAAGAAAAGATGCATTCAAAAAACTTTACAAAACGGTTTCAGAAAATCTTCCGGAAGGTTTTCAGGAAGGCTTAAATTACGGAATGATCGGGTGGAGCGTTCCATTGGAAACCTATCCGGACGGTTACCACTGTACGTCAAATACACCGCTGCCTTTCATCAATCTGGCATCGCAGAAAAATTTCATCGCGTTATATCACATGGGGATTTATGCAAAACCTGAACTTTTGAACTGGTTTGTAACTGATTTCCCAAAGCATTCAAAAAAGAAACTCGATATGGGAAAATCTTGTATCCGTTTCAAAAAACCTGAAGATATTCCTTTTGAACTCATCGCAGAACTGGCAAAAAAGATGTCACCCGAAGACTGGATTTCGCTTTATGAAAAACTCTACAAAAAGAAGAAATAA
- a CDS encoding TolB family protein: MKSLIYLLAFSCLFTVNLNSQTKLNQTATSVPLIDRSIFFDNPEISDGKLSPDGKYISFMKSYNGILNIWIKKFDEPFEKARRLTNLERPLAGYFWTDDGKHIIYAKDKGGNENYNIYSVSPSAGNLAGQDIPENRNLTPFDDARIEIFLVSK, from the coding sequence ATGAAAAGTCTGATCTATCTTTTAGCCTTCAGCTGCCTGTTTACTGTGAATCTAAATTCACAGACAAAATTAAACCAAACTGCGACATCGGTACCGTTAATTGACCGCAGTATTTTCTTTGATAATCCCGAGATTTCCGACGGAAAATTGAGTCCGGATGGAAAGTACATTTCTTTTATGAAAAGTTATAACGGTATCCTGAATATCTGGATCAAAAAGTTTGACGAACCTTTTGAAAAAGCACGAAGACTCACCAATCTGGAGCGGCCTTTAGCTGGCTATTTCTGGACCGACGACGGCAAACACATCATTTATGCTAAAGACAAAGGAGGAAATGAAAATTATAACATTTATTCAGTTTCTCCCTCTGCCGGGAACCTCGCGGGTCAGGATATCCCGGAAAACAGAAACCTGACGCCCTTTGATGATGCCAGAATCGAAATCTTTCTAGTGAGCAAATAG